From the genome of Cydia strobilella chromosome 21, ilCydStro3.1, whole genome shotgun sequence, one region includes:
- the LOC134750832 gene encoding intraflagellar transport protein 52 homolog, protein MKTTVNTILFDVSKNEIFKINENYKLLHRKLKSTWKVMINREELSPNILQDVKILVVPGPQNVFTDDELACLKGVVERGDSVLVAMTDGGEERMNTNINFFLEEYGIVVNNDCVVRAKYHKFYHPKECHISSGILNRAVAKQIMKMPNYASESDDFLEEPATPNFVYPYGATLTVKRPAAAILSSSDVCYPVKRPIAALYTSEKSGGKLFVIGAGHFFADQYLESECNDLIREKIFDHLGGIADLHLNPVDVEDPDVNEYRTIGDTMWLSSVPLPEPATAPPPRLTPLHPHALFSWRLFSLNLARLPEVLGLYDALGVKHEALRLIAPQFETPFPPLQLAVFPPTFREPPPPPLELFDLDEALSSERAQLARLANKCLQPTARLGEGDGSHIENELEYLVQECGRVVRLSRALPPDTPRGKTILHQLATQLATFKKLAVKD, encoded by the exons atgaaGACCACAGTAAATACTATTTTATTCGACGTATCCAAGAACGAGATATTCAAGATAAATGAGAACTATAAGCTGCTGCACAGAAAACTCAAGTCGACATGGAAAGTAATGAT AAATCGCGAGGAGCTCTCCCCCAACATTCTGCAAGACGTGAAAATCCTAGTGGTACCAGGGCCGCAGAACGTGTTCACAGATGACGAGCTGGCGTGCCTGAAGGGCGTGGTGGAGCGGGGAGACTCGGTGCTTGTGGCGATGACCGACGGCGGGGAGGAGCGTATGAACACGAATATTAACTTTTTCTTGGAGGAGTACGGGATCGTTGTGAATAATG ATTGCGTGGTTCGAGCGAAATATCACAAGTTCTACCACCCGAAGGAATGTCACATCTCGAGCGGTATCTTAAACCGCGCCGTCGCCAAGCAGATTATGAAGATGCCCAACTACGCAAGCGAATCAGACGACTTTCT TGAAGAGCCGGCGACGCCCAACTTCGTGTACCCGTACGGCGCCACGCTTACGGTGAAGCGGCCGGCGGCGGCCATTTTGTCCAGCAGCGACGTGTGCTACCCGGTAAAGAGGCCCATCGCAGCGCTATACACTTCTGAGAAGAGTGGAG GAAAGTTATTCGTGATCGGTGCGGGCCACTTCTTCGCCGACCAATACCTGGAGAGCGAGTGCAACGACCTCATCCGGGAGAAGATCTTCGATCACCTCGGCGGGATCGCCGACCTGCACCTCAACCCCGTGGATGTTGAGGACCCCGAC GTCAATGAGTACCGCACAATCGGCGACACAATGTGGCTCTCGTCCGTCCCGCTACCGGAGCCGGCCACGGCGCCGCCGCCCCGCCTCACCCCGCTGCACCCGCACGCGCTCTTCTCCTGGCGCCTGTTCTCGCTTAACCTCGCTCGCC TACccgaagtactagggttgtatgATGCGCTAGGAGTCAAACACGAAGCACTGCGGCTTATAGCCCCGCAGTTCGAGACACCTTTCCCGCCACTACAACTAGCG GTATTTCCTCCGACGTTCCGCGAGCCCCCTCCTCCACCGCTGGAGCTGTTTGACTTGGACGAGGCTCTGAGCTCGGAGCGCGCGCAGCTGGCCCGGCTCGCCAACAAGTGTCTACAGCCCACCGCGCGACTAGGCGAAG GTGACGGAAGCCACATTGAAAATGAGCTGGAATACCTGGTCCAGGAATGCGGGCGGGTGGTGCGGCTCTCCCGCGCGCTGCCGCCCGACACACCGCGCGGCAAGACCATCCTGCACCAACTCGCCACGCAGCTCGCCACTTTCAAGAAACTCGCCGTTAAGGACTAG